The Hippoglossus stenolepis isolate QCI-W04-F060 chromosome 12, HSTE1.2, whole genome shotgun sequence genome segment ATAATGTAAACAATATTTCGAAGTATAATAAACTAGAAACTTGCCATCAGTGTGTACAGTGAGTCAGAGCACTGCTGTGTGGCAATGATAGTGGATCTTACAGGAATCACTCTGTGccagtacacaaacacacacacacacacacacacacacacacacacactcctatactatgtgtgtgtgcaaagaaaacagcaaagaCAGATGTGCGATGCAGTAAATTCTGCAAATTACGACTGAATTCAAatccaaaacacaacattttcattctcaGTCTGTGACCCTTGTTTTCAATCACTCAGTTTAAGAACTGAGGCATAAAGAGATCTCACGCTGTCATCACGTTGTCGTGTCATCACGTTGTCGTGTCATCACGTTGTCGTGTCATCACGTTGTCGTGTCATCACGTTGTCGTGTCATCTTGTGCTGTCAGTCGTGTgtcttgtgattggctgagagatGTAGAAACCTGTGACCTCCTGTGAAGCCACTTTCAGGTCAGATGTCTTTTGAGCCCGACAGTGAAGGTTGAATATTTGTGAACTTATTTATAAATCACATGAGCTGGTAAATTCCCACAGGACACATTATATATCAGCTGTAAAGCATCTTTACAGGAATTGAGAATAAACCAGTGTGTTGAAGTCACATGACATCAGATCCACAGCCCAACGCAAattcctcaaacacaaacagagactcTTGGAACATTGTGTGGTAGATTCTAGTTTTCAGACTTTTTGCAAACTTTTGTTGTAtgttcaaatttaaatgtctaaaATAAGTCTACATGCAGTAAAACTAAATGACAATGTGAAAGAGATTTAATATGATGGTCAAGTGCATTGACTTTGCTTTAAATATCcttgaaatgtgaaaagaacttgactggatgtgtgtgtgtgtgtgtgtgtgtgtgtgtgtgtgtgtgtgtgtgtgtgtgtgtgtgtgtgtgtgcgctcgtgGAAATTGGCACATCAACACACACgctcatgtgtttttacttgtgaCATGTTTATTTCAGGAGAGCGTGAGGTAGAGGAAGGAGTtgaggaaggagcaggagaagaagggaCGACAGGGAAAAGTAATCGAATTACTCATTACTGTTCTTAAACCTTAATCACCTTGATTTTCTCATTACTTTAACAGAAAAGTAACTTTTAATTagattgtttgtttattgtttaataaGATTTatatacaacaacaataaataaataaatatatggtTCAGTACAGGAGAACTTCATAATCACTGCAGTTCGCAGAAGTTACAAACAAGtcagaaaacaatttaatttatcAGTTGGGTGATGACGACAAAGTAAAACTTCCCAAAActtgattgattattgattgattggtcAAAATGACACGTCCAATCATCAATAAGGTCTCCACACAGGCTCATCGCCTCTAATTGAAAGACACGCCCCTTCGATGTAATTGGTCAGTGCTGCGACCACGTTCCTGTCCTCCCCCGCGCTTGGCAGCGGATGGTTGGGCCCGTAGCAGAACCCTCCAGGCTGGAACGCACCACTGTGGCTGagctgagggggaggaggaggaggaggaggaggaagaggagcagaggacagGTAGGAGCTGTACGGAGGAGGCTGGCTGGAGAAGTGGAGGCCAGGGAGGTGGTGCATTCTGGGAGTTGGGTTgaaggaggaggtcagagaggtcaCATGGCCCAAGAACGACGGCTCATTGGTCCACAGAGCGGAGGAGAAGGATCTGCAGTCAGCTGGGAGAAGGAAACTTTATATTAAttctctgtttattttaaattcttttatttgtttaaaccTTTTCTGCACTCTGGTCAGTGGTGGTTGTTTTTAActtgttatataaataaacctgACAGAGGATAATAAATCCTAATACAGAAAAAtgagtgtgtatttttgttttcaattatatattttgttgtgttattttacaTTGTATGCTCTTATCTTaccaaatattttattttaaaatgttttattctatttagtcttcactcttttctcatctgtaacatttttatCGTTACATTTGTCCTTAATGGTGTGTGatcttcaaaatgtattttttggttttctttcaattctttatttttaacttgtaaagcaccttataactgtgttttgaaaggtgctttataaatactttACCAGAAGAAATACATCTTCTATTCAGCATAAAGTTTGAAAGCACTGTGGACATTTATACACAGTTTTGAATCCTGTAAGTGAAAGTTAATACTGATGTGGTTTGTTAAATAAATCCAGTGTTTAACATCTATCTTCACTTATGGATCATATCTTCCTCTCGTACCTGAtggagctgtgctgctgtgagaaGACCTGAACGCCCCGGACCTcacctccttctgtctctgtcctgagagagaagaagagcatGAGTCCGGCTGAAAgcttggaaagaaaacaacacgaCCTCTGGTGTGAACTCACGTCTCGGCAGTCGAGGCCCATCCACAGTGACCTTGATGGCTTTGTGCAGGGTGGCGATCTGAGGGGGCCACGTCAGCACGTTGATAGAGAGGTTGAAACTCTTacctggaaagaaaaacacaaaaaatataaaggctttgacGTCGATTTaaagtaaacaacaaatattAGTTACAGTTTAATCGTCAAACAACTGATGTACAGCATCTGTCTCGTCTACCTCTCCCACTGCGGCCTATGAAGCGGAGGTCGTTGAATTGGGCACAGCCTTGCTTCATGGTCGCCGTGGCGTTGCGTAGCTCAGCGCTGGTGTTGTCGTTGTTGCCGGCCATCACCGTGACAACCACACCATCTGGCACGTCGTTGCCCAGGGCAACCACCTGGAGGATGGAGAAGCTTTTGGGTTAGTCCTTTAAGCGAAAGAGATTTGTTGgccagatggatggatggacacgAGTGATTGATTACAGTGAAGGTTCTCGGCAGAGTCTTGTTACACCGCCAGTGCTGTGGCACGCCGCTGCAGAGGAAGTTAGGGCTGTCAGTCTGTACCAGGCCCCTAGGGGGCgctgtgctgtgctgctggAGGAACCGCACCTCCTGGTCGTCCAGGTGGAGGCTGGTGGGCGATGGTGACGGCCGACGCTTCACCACTGGATCTGATGGAGGTCAAAAACACAAGGGAATATTTTTATAcctttatttctttgtttcctctgaacAACATCAGTCTGTGATAGTGAGTGAAATCTTCTATATAAAGAGAATTAATTTAAGGATTCATCTACATtcactacatttatttaaactttatctTAAACATATAGACAAAGACGTATACAGACAAAATCCCAGAAATATCCATTATATTAAATAAGAATTGAATCTGAATAATAAGGTCCAGTGTAAAAAGACTGGGCCGAGCATTAATGTCATCTGCGAAATATGttaaatttgaaaactgaaaactgaaaacatggtTATTGGTCTTTAAAGTTACTAAACTGGTTAAACTGTGAttcaaacatgaatatttaaacaaatggtggagaagctccaggagaaaataatcaaccgtcatttctcttctgttttaGATTTTACATCCAAATAAAACCTGAAGAATTTAGTTAAAAACGGCAGAAAAGCTGGTTCGAgcagaaaagtaaagaaaactacaaaccCCACAAGGCCGCGGGTCTGGGTTTAAACTACGTCATCAAATCGCGCGGGAAATCGAACAAAACGTGAAAAGTAGCGACGGTTGTTTTTCAGTGACGAGGGTGAGTTCgatttatttaaactatttctctgcgtctgtctcctcttcatcttcctcctcttcatcttcctcatcctcctcctcctcctcctcttcctcctctcttcttctttgtgtgttaTTCACCGCAGtgtttgaatattttcattcacatgTCACTACCGGAGCGGAAGTTACTGCGGTCAcaccacctgtgtgtgtgtgtgtgtgtgtgtgtgtgttgtgtttatgtttatgtgtgggggtgtgtgtgttgtgtttatgtatgtatgtgtgtgtgtcggtgtgtacttgtgtgtttgtttgtgtatgtatgtgtgtgtatgtatgtgtgggtgtgtctgtgtgtgcatgtctgtatatgtctgtgtgtgtgtgtctgtctttgtttctgtgtgtgttgtatttatgtgtgggtgtgtatgtgtttgtttgtgtagtatgtgtgtatgtatgtatgtatgtatgtattgtttttatgtcaaaatgcaccaaccacaccaaggcaatttcctgtatgtgtaaatatacttggcaataatagaattctgattctgattctggtatgtgtgtgtgtgtctgtttctgttggcgcagcgtgtgtctgtgtgcatgtctgtatatgtctgtgtgtgtgtgtttgtcattctttgtttctgtgtctgtgtgtgtgtgtatgtctgtatatgtctgtctgtgtgtgtgtatgtgtgtgtgtgtctgtctttgtttctgtgtgtgtttgtatgtctgtatatgagtgtgtgtgtgtctgtctttgtttctgtgtgtgtgtttgtatgtctgtatatgtgtgtgtgtgttgtgtgtcctgcTCTCTTGTTATTTCAGCCTCTGATCTCAGCTCTAATGATCTTGTGTCACCATCTGTACACAGAAACAATTAACTccattttattgattaatatcTATTGATTCTGTCTGGAAATGAAGATTATTACTTATTAACATGTGATGTTGAAGTGAAACAGTAAACGCAGCTTAattagtttaatttagttttgttcCCATCATCAGGTGCGAGTGGTTATGAGCAGTCCCATGGCCTCCAGCTCCAAAGACCGTCCATCTTCCAGGACCAGCTTCATCCCAGAACTACAGAGCATgatgtgagacacacacagacacacacgcagacacacacacacgcagacacacacgcagacacacacacacagacagggaaaCTCACCCCAGTAGAGAatggggctgctgctgctgaacagacTGTTTGAAGCCATAGAAACCTGTTGAACAAACGACAGAAGAGCCACAATAAAGAGACCGGGTGACGTGTTTTGACTAAAACCACAATAAGGATAATGGTAAAAGCCTCTTTACTCTGCAAAATATTAGCTTAAGTACGAATCATGTCTTCTGTGTTtaaaacataagaaaataaaaagaacaaaagtgaaaacattgcaccacggggggggggggtttaacgGCAAATTGCAAACATCAATCAACATTTTGAGATTGACGCctaattaataaaacatatgtTCAATAAAATCAGCATTAAAGTTTGTACAAATGCTTTAACAACAGATAAAAGGACTCTGTCGCAAAAAGGCaattaacattaaattaattaccacatttttaaaatttcattTGAGTCGTTCAACAGAGAATTACTCTGCATCTATTTGATGATAATCTATTAATCAGTCATGATCTTTTCACGCAGAGATGAACTCGTATTATATTATTCCAGTTCCTCAGTTAAGTGGATTTTGGGCGTTTCTTTGTCTCCCAGTATCTGTTTGGTCTGTTTGATCTGGACTGATGGTTGGAGGCAGTGGTCAACGTTTTCCACCTCTCGAAGACATTTTTCCAAATCCAATAGTGGATCGATTTATTCagaaagtaataataataatcagtcaTGAAACTAAAACGTCAGCTCCTCTTTGCAATaggagaaattaaaaatactGAACGGTAATAACAGGAAATCAGTTTGCACGGAGTCGTcttcaaacattttcatcagaGGGGGGGAGGATTAGTCACGAATCCTCTTCAAAGGCAGCTGcagaacattttgaaatattaatgaaatgtgtatttgtaacagatttgttcatttttatctGCACAGGCAAACAACTGTTTACTCGAGGAAATTAGTTACATTTAGATAGAGGCTGCGTGAATGCTGTGACGTATcgacaaatctgtgtgtgtgtgtgtctgtgcgtgctTTGGGGTACTCaccttgtgttgtgtgtgggcTGCAGAGAGGTGATGTCGGTGGTCAGAGAGGCTGAAACCAAACTAAACCCCAAAACCTAAAACCGACACTCAGCCTAAAGCCGACCTTCCCACAACCCCAAACCGAAGCCAGTCTCACCTGTGGGACCGACAGCCAATCCGCTGCTTCCGATGAGGGGGTTGTCAGGTGTGTGTATGGGACCGACAGAGAAtgggggagacggagagaaagagacggaatgagagaaggaaagagcTTCAGGATGTGGCTTTAGGTTAGGTCGTCATCATGGAAGTGGCTTCTCTGGATGCAAATTGGGGTTTGACCAAATTGTGGTTTAAGTGTGTGTGGCCGGTCgacctcagtgtgtgtccgtgtgtgtttctgtgtgtgtgtgtttgtgtgcttttgtgtcTTGCCTGAGATATAACGCATTAGAGTTTTCAACATTGGCTTTAATTAAGTTCCATTAATCAGTTTAAAAGTAGATGTTCTCCTGTTTTGAGATGCTATGTTAATTTATTACAAACTGATCATATACTGGTGTGTATCAGGAATAAAGTAAAGctgaaacaatacaaatataagaaataaactGTTGTATTTTAACCAAACACAATAGATTTCTTGTTCTTAATATttggacattgtgtgtgtgttgtgcaggttCGCTCTGGGAGACGCTCGCAGGCCTCTGCACGACACCGCCGCGCTGGTGGAGGACATCGTTCACACACAGCTCGTTACCATGGTAACGTACGCAGACACGATGGTggtcataattataataataatttgaaaaatgcTTATAATATTTActtgacacattttttaagtcaagtcaaagtttatgtaaaaagcaagtttaaaacaaccacagttGATCAAAGTGCTGAACTCCTAACTCCTAAATAATtgaaactttaaatattatAGTATATGAATCTGCACGATCTAAACATGTGATGTTGTATCAACTGAAAGATCAA includes the following:
- the runx2a gene encoding RUNX family transcription factor 2a, yielding MFESQFNQFNPVVKRRPSPSPTSLHLDDQEVRFLQQHSTAPPRGLVQTDSPNFLCSGVPQHWRCNKTLPRTFTVVALGNDVPDGVVVTVMAGNNDNTSAELRNATATMKQGCAQFNDLRFIGRSGRGKSFNLSINVLTWPPQIATLHKAIKVTVDGPRLPRRQRQKEVRSGAFRSSHSSTAPSADCRSFSSALWTNEPSFLGHVTSLTSSFNPTPRMHHLPGLHFSSQPPPYSSYLSSAPLPPPPPPPPPQLSHSGAFQPGGFCYGPNHPLPSAGEDRNVVAALTNYIEGACLSIRGDEPVWRPY